A single genomic interval of Gouania willdenowi chromosome 22, fGouWil2.1, whole genome shotgun sequence harbors:
- the mapkbp1 gene encoding mitogen-activated protein kinase-binding protein 1 isoform X3 translates to MSGGESTGTIRNRIRNLLYRSPSIRIGRSGTRTHRKEDLNRKVTLEKVLGITASGNRALSSDPTTGLLAYPAGCVVVLLNPRKNKQYHIFNSSRKAITTLSFSPDGKYIVTGESGHMPAVRIWDVSERVQVCELQEHKYGVSCVAFSPNGKYIVSVGYQHDMMINVWNWKKNVVVAANKVSSKVTAVSFSDDSSYFVTAGNRHVKFWYLDHSKASKVNATVPLLGRSGLLGELRNNFFSDVACGRGRHASSTYCITSSGLLCEFNERRLLDKWVELQRSDSAASVSTCLSVSEDVIFCGCSDGMVRAFSPISLHFLFTLPRPHWLGVDVSNMLEASQLFSNQKAARRYPDTVAVTFDPSKHWLSCVYNDHSVYVWDVRDLRDPRRAGKLYSALYHSSCVWSAEVYPQVGGTQVSPPGSFLTCSSDNTIRLWNTEENSTVHRNVLSQDLQRVVYVEDGVGGLLDVDSVSLSVSEKAGSTGVDGPQVEQVKPGIRTLKVSPDGVHLASGDRMGVLRVHDLSSMEEILNVQAHDSEILCLEFTKPDTGLSLLATASRDRLIHILDIKQDYSLLQTLDEHSSSITAIRFTVNEGKVRMISCGADKSVYFRTAQQTEAGLQFRRTHHVVRKTTLYDMDIEPSKKYAAVGCQDRSIRIFNISNGKQKKVYKGSQGEDGTLIKVQIDPSGLYIATSCSDKNISIFDFYSGECVAVMFGHSEIVTGLKFTSDCRHLITVSGDSCVFVWRLSPELTIRMRQRLADLRPSKSHNVPQVGGAKLSSQSAAPVTNTSSGSDEDEEEELRCPHKVIGGGGTGPTNQASSSSERTQLSGRVPVGPLPLPRRRWAQRRTSCDPELSVTSMLDLRLLDSYEPSQQVRLQPQTCDSTHCEKGRSNRGGLQRTNQDLGSTISLQVPTGWGVNEARTNQRPGFTQLTNQSTEGEEPVLYPDQWDDRVSLAGSEFQVKEAGLTAGEQQDKPSPDSGCSLGYTDRPIDDSERLSVDENSSDLEDEDGGPEGGPVPQTPDQEAFLKEHFVTLTELTSSGSPARSISSRFLSMNSAERGEQDFQPLNHSRRVSWKQDQDSPPDPQHWTMALDLDQDQNLRGTDQTSSIKKAGPVEEPKRNLSPGPGLKKAQSVQNLLSDPGESSGTNQTLPERPTTLPSTPRRPPITLSGQRPSPTPLQQDTNCAPPRKASTPSRSYMSPTASSMAKMSRSVSVGDGLNDTPDDLLMTSLTPPINSSPQVTEALPPPAMATPLQVSMVPIVVATLPSLPGNHNNQMAPPPRSLQARLPGNSKPLPDRPSISSSSSSSSSSSQTPLSVAPGGAPPLTDSSDQPISVESCEALANELQCCFRRATHLYRKVCGGANDSTPDLCHMSLLLSEAFQSMKAELDSLPLSVGVGSIADRAGLSVEGAGLRPLLEEYSLLLLQAVHRRANASL, encoded by the exons ATGAGCGGGGGGGAAAGTACCGGAACGATCCGGAACCGGATCAGGAACCTTCTTTACCGATCACCGTCGATCAGGATTGGTCGATCTGGAACCAGAACCCACCGGAAGGAGGATCTGAACAGGAAG GTGACCTTGGAGAAAGTCCTGGGAATCACAGCCTCAGGAAACAGAGCTCTGTCCTCGGACCCCACAACTGGACTGTTAGCGTACCCTGcagg gtgtGTGGTGGTCTTGTTAAATCCAAGGAAGAACAAACAGTATCACATCTTTAACAGCTCCAG GAAAGCCATCACTACACTGTCCTTTTCTCCTGATGGAAAGTATATTGTCACTGGAGAG AGCGGCCACATGCCGGCGGTTCGTATCTGGGACGTGTCAGAGCGAGTCCAGGTGTGTGAGCTCCAGGAACATAAATATGGAGTTTCCTGTGTGGCTTTTTCTCCAAACGGTAAATACATCGTCAGCGTGGGCTACCAGCACGACATGATGATCAACGTGTGGAACTGGAAG AAAAACGTGGTGGTAGCAGCCAATAAGGTGTCCAGTAAGGTGACGGCTGTTTCCTTCTCCGACGACAGCTCCTACTTCGTTACCGCCGGTAACCGCCACGTCAAGTTCTGGTACCTGGACCACTCCAAGGCCTCCAAG GTCAACGCCACCGTTCCTCTGCTGGGGCGTTCAGGGCTGCTCGGAGAACTCAGAAACAACTTCTTTAGTGACGTGGCATGTGGGCGGGGCCGCCATGCCTCCTCCACCTACTGTATCACCTCCTCTGGCCTCTTGTGTGAGTTCAACGAGCGCCGCCTCCTCGACAAGTGGGTGGAGCTACAG CGCTCTGACTCTGCT GCGTCTGTGTCCACGTGTCTGTCCGTGTCAGAGGACGTGATCTTCTGTGGTTGTTCTGATGGGATGGTCAGAGCTTTCAGTCCAATCAGCctccacttcctgtttacttTGCCCCGCCCACACTGGCTAGGAGTGGACGTCAGCAACATGTTGGAAGCCAG TCAGCTGTTCTCAAATCAGAAAGCAGCTCGTCGTTACCCTGACACGGTGgcggtgacctttgacccctccAAACACTGGCTGTCGTGTGTGTACAATGAccacagtgtgtatgtgtgggacGTGCGTGACCTGCGTGACCCCCGCAGGGCGGGAAAGCTTTACTCCGCCCTCTACCACTCGTCCTGTGTGTGGAGCGCTGAG GTCTACCCACAGGTGGGAGGAACTCAGGTGAGTCCACCTGGGTCCTTCCTGACCTGCTCCTCAGATAACACCATCAGACTGTGGAACACTGAGGAGAACAGCACGGTACACAGGAACGTCCTCAGCCAG gacctgcaGAGGGTGGTCTACGTGGAGGATGGTGTGGGGGGGCTCCTGGACGTGGACAGCGTGTCGCTCAGTGTGTCAGAGAAGGCGGGGTCAACAGGTGTGGACGGCCCACAGGTGGAGCAGGTCAAACCAGGCATTAGGACCCTGAAGGTCAGCCCAGACGGAGTGCACCTGGCTTCTGGAGACCGCATGGGTGTCCTCAG GGTCCATGACCTCAGCTCTATGGAAGAGATCCTGAATGTTCAGGCTCACGACTCAGAGATCCTCTGTTTAGAGTTCACTAAACCTGACACAG gtCTCTCGCTATTAGCCACAGCTAGCCGTGATCGTCTGATCCACATCCTGGACATTAAACAGGATTACAGTCTGCTTCAAACTCTGGATGAACATTCATCTTCAATCACTGCCATTAGATTTACag TCAATGAGGGGAAGGTGAGGATGATCAGCTGTGGAGCTGATAAGAGTGTTTACTTCAGGACAGCACAGCag ACAGAGGCGGGGCTACAGTTCAGGAGGACGCATCACGTGGTGAGGAAGACCACGCTGTATGACATGGACATAGAACCGAGCAAGAAGTACGCAGCAGTGGGCTGTCAGGACCGCAGCATCAG GATCTTCAACATCAGTAATGGGAAGCAGAAGAAGGTGTATAAAGGCTCTCAGGGCGAGGATGGGACTCTCATTAAG GTACAGATCGACCCATCAGGACTCTACATCGCCACCTCCTGCTCAGACAAGAACATCAGCATCTTTGACTTCTACTCAGGAGAGTGTGTGGCTGTCATGTTTGGACACTCAG agaTTGTGACGGGGTTAAAGTTCACCTCTGACTGCAGACACCTGATCACTGTGTCAGGTGACAG ctgtgtgtttGTCTGGCGTCTGAGTCCTGAGCTCACCATCAGGATGAGGCAGCGGCTCGCTGACCTCCGACCCTCCAAGTCCCACAATGTACCTCAGGTGGGAGGAGCCAAACTCAG cagccaatcagctgcTCCCGTTACCAACACGTCGTCTGGCAGCGACGAAGACGAAGAGGAGGAGCTTCGTTGTCCTCATAAGGTCATTGGAGGAGGAGGCACAG GTCCGACCAATCAggccagcagcagcagtgagagGACACAGTTGAGTGGGCGGGTCCCTGTAGGGCCCCTCCCCCTGCCCCGGCGCCGATGGGCTCAGAGGAGAACCAGCTGTGACCCTGAGCTCAGCGTCACCTCCATGTTGGACCTGAGGCTGCTGGACTCGTACGAACCCTCTCAGCAG GTGAGACTACAACCCCAAACCTGTGACTCCACCCACTGTGAGAAGGGGAGGAGCAACAGAGGTGGACTACAGAGGACCAATCAGGACCTGGGAAGTACAATCAGTCTGCAGGTCCCTACAGGATGg GGCGTTAACGAAGcaagaaccaatcagaggccAGGCTTTACCCAGCTAACCAACCAGAGCacagagggggaggagccagTGCTTTACCCTGATCAATGGGATGACAGGGTGAGCCTGGCAGGCAG TGAGTTCCAGGTGAAGGAGGCGGGGCTTACTGCAGGAGAACAACAGGACAAACCCAGCCCTGACAGCGGCTGCTCATTGGGATACACAGACAGACCTATAGACG ACTCAGAGCGTCTCAGTGTGGACGAGAACTCGTCTGATCTGGAGGATGAGGATGGAGGACCAGAGGGTGGACCGGTTCCTCAGACTCCAGACCAGGAGGCGTTCCTCAAAGAACACTTTGTCACCCTGACTGAGCTCACCAGCTCAG GAAGTCCAGCTCGGAGCATCTCCTCCAGGTTCCTGTCCATGAACTCTGCTGAAAG AGGAGAACAGGACTTCCAGCCTCTGAACCACAGTAGGAGGGTTTCTTGGAAACAGGACCAGGACTCACCGCCAGACCCTCAGCACTGGACCATGGCCCTGGACCTggaccaggaccagaacctgCGTGGTACTGATCAGACCTCCTCTATAAAGAAGGCTGGTCCTGTGGAGGAACCCAAGAGGAACCTGAGCCCTGGTCCTGGTCTGAAGAAGGCTCAATCGGTCCAGAACCTGCTCAGTGACCCAG GTGAGTCCTCAGGGACCAACCAGACGCTCCCTGAGCGTCCCACCACCCTCCCCTCCACTCCCAGACGACCTCCAATCACATTGTCCGGTCAGAGACCAAGCCCCACCCCCCTGCAGCAGGACACAAACTGTGCCCCGCCCAGGAAGGCGTCCACGCCATCGCGGTCCTACATGAGTCCGACTGCCAGCTCCATGGCTAAGATGTCCCGCTCTGTATCTGTGGGCGATGGCCTCAACGACACCCCTGACGAcctcctgatgacatcactgaccCCACcaataaactcctcccctcaggtTACAGAAGCTCTGCCTCCTCCAGCCATGGCCACACCTCTCCAGGTCTCCATGGTTCCCATCGTTGTGGCGACCTTGCCTTCATTACCAGGCAACCACAATAACCAGATGGCCCCTCCCCCTCGCAGCCTTCAGGCTCGTCTCCCTGGCAACAGCAAGCCCCTCCCTGACAGACCCTCCAtctcctcctcatcatcttcctcctcctcttcatcacagaCGCCTCTATCTGTTGCACCAGGGGGCGCCCCTCCGCTGACAGACTCCTCAG ACCAGCCAATCAGTGTGGAGTCCTGTGAAGCTCTAGCCAATGAGTTGCAGTGCTGCTTTAGGAGAGCCACTCACCTGTACAGGAAG GTCTGCGGCGGCGCCAATGACTCCACCCCTGACCTGTGTCACATGTCACTCCTTCTATCAGAAGCCTTCCAGTCCATGAAAGCCGAGCTTGACTCTTTACCTCTCAGTGTGGGGGTGGGGTCCATAGCGGATAGGGCGGGGCTTAGTgtagagggggcggggcttaggcCTCTATTGGAGGAGTACAGTCTGCTCCTGCTGCAGGCTGTACATCGCCGTGCCAATGCATCACTgtga
- the mapkbp1 gene encoding mitogen-activated protein kinase-binding protein 1 isoform X5, with amino-acid sequence MSGGESTGTIRNRIRNLLYRSPSIRIGRSGTRTHRKEDLNRKVTLEKVLGITASGNRALSSDPTTGLLAYPAGCVVVLLNPRKNKQYHIFNSSRKAITTLSFSPDGKYIVTGESGHMPAVRIWDVSERVQVCELQEHKYGVSCVAFSPNGKYIVSVGYQHDMMINVWNWKKNVVVAANKVSSKVTAVSFSDDSSYFVTAGNRHVKFWYLDHSKASKVNATVPLLGRSGLLGELRNNFFSDVACGRGRHASSTYCITSSGLLCEFNERRLLDKWVELQASVSTCLSVSEDVIFCGCSDGMVRAFSPISLHFLFTLPRPHWLGVDVSNMLEASQLFSNQKAARRYPDTVAVTFDPSKHWLSCVYNDHSVYVWDVRDLRDPRRAGKLYSALYHSSCVWSAEVYPQVGGTQVSPPGSFLTCSSDNTIRLWNTEENSTVHRNVLSQDLQRVVYVEDGVGGLLDVDSVSLSVSEKAGSTGVDGPQVEQVKPGIRTLKVSPDGVHLASGDRMGVLRVHDLSSMEEILNVQAHDSEILCLEFTKPDTGLSLLATASRDRLIHILDIKQDYSLLQTLDEHSSSITAIRFTVNEGKVRMISCGADKSVYFRTAQQTEAGLQFRRTHHVVRKTTLYDMDIEPSKKYAAVGCQDRSIRIFNISNGKQKKVYKGSQGEDGTLIKVQIDPSGLYIATSCSDKNISIFDFYSGECVAVMFGHSEIVTGLKFTSDCRHLITVSGDSCVFVWRLSPELTIRMRQRLADLRPSKSHNVPQVGGAKLSSQSAAPVTNTSSGSDEDEEEELRCPHKVIGGGGTGPTNQASSSSERTQLSGRVPVGPLPLPRRRWAQRRTSCDPELSVTSMLDLRLLDSYEPSQQVRLQPQTCDSTHCEKGRSNRGGLQRTNQDLGSTISLQVPTGWGVNEARTNQRPGFTQLTNQSTEGEEPVLYPDQWDDRVSLAGSEFQVKEAGLTAGEQQDKPSPDSGCSLGYTDRPIDDSERLSVDENSSDLEDEDGGPEGGPVPQTPDQEAFLKEHFVTLTELTSSGSPARSISSRFLSMNSAERGEQDFQPLNHSRRVSWKQDQDSPPDPQHWTMALDLDQDQNLRGTDQTSSIKKAGPVEEPKRNLSPGPGLKKAQSVQNLLSDPGESSGTNQTLPERPTTLPSTPRRPPITLSGQRPSPTPLQQDTNCAPPRKASTPSRSYMSPTASSMAKMSRSVSVGDGLNDTPDDLLMTSLTPPINSSPQVTEALPPPAMATPLQVSMVPIVVATLPSLPGNHNNQMAPPPRSLQARLPGNSKPLPDRPSISSSSSSSSSSSQTPLSVAPGGAPPLTDSSDQPISVESCEALANELQCCFRRATHLYRKVCGGANDSTPDLCHMSLLLSEAFQSMKAELDSLPLSVGVGSIADRAGLSVEGAGLRPLLEEYSLLLLQAVHRRANASL; translated from the exons ATGAGCGGGGGGGAAAGTACCGGAACGATCCGGAACCGGATCAGGAACCTTCTTTACCGATCACCGTCGATCAGGATTGGTCGATCTGGAACCAGAACCCACCGGAAGGAGGATCTGAACAGGAAG GTGACCTTGGAGAAAGTCCTGGGAATCACAGCCTCAGGAAACAGAGCTCTGTCCTCGGACCCCACAACTGGACTGTTAGCGTACCCTGcagg gtgtGTGGTGGTCTTGTTAAATCCAAGGAAGAACAAACAGTATCACATCTTTAACAGCTCCAG GAAAGCCATCACTACACTGTCCTTTTCTCCTGATGGAAAGTATATTGTCACTGGAGAG AGCGGCCACATGCCGGCGGTTCGTATCTGGGACGTGTCAGAGCGAGTCCAGGTGTGTGAGCTCCAGGAACATAAATATGGAGTTTCCTGTGTGGCTTTTTCTCCAAACGGTAAATACATCGTCAGCGTGGGCTACCAGCACGACATGATGATCAACGTGTGGAACTGGAAG AAAAACGTGGTGGTAGCAGCCAATAAGGTGTCCAGTAAGGTGACGGCTGTTTCCTTCTCCGACGACAGCTCCTACTTCGTTACCGCCGGTAACCGCCACGTCAAGTTCTGGTACCTGGACCACTCCAAGGCCTCCAAG GTCAACGCCACCGTTCCTCTGCTGGGGCGTTCAGGGCTGCTCGGAGAACTCAGAAACAACTTCTTTAGTGACGTGGCATGTGGGCGGGGCCGCCATGCCTCCTCCACCTACTGTATCACCTCCTCTGGCCTCTTGTGTGAGTTCAACGAGCGCCGCCTCCTCGACAAGTGGGTGGAGCTACAG GCGTCTGTGTCCACGTGTCTGTCCGTGTCAGAGGACGTGATCTTCTGTGGTTGTTCTGATGGGATGGTCAGAGCTTTCAGTCCAATCAGCctccacttcctgtttacttTGCCCCGCCCACACTGGCTAGGAGTGGACGTCAGCAACATGTTGGAAGCCAG TCAGCTGTTCTCAAATCAGAAAGCAGCTCGTCGTTACCCTGACACGGTGgcggtgacctttgacccctccAAACACTGGCTGTCGTGTGTGTACAATGAccacagtgtgtatgtgtgggacGTGCGTGACCTGCGTGACCCCCGCAGGGCGGGAAAGCTTTACTCCGCCCTCTACCACTCGTCCTGTGTGTGGAGCGCTGAG GTCTACCCACAGGTGGGAGGAACTCAGGTGAGTCCACCTGGGTCCTTCCTGACCTGCTCCTCAGATAACACCATCAGACTGTGGAACACTGAGGAGAACAGCACGGTACACAGGAACGTCCTCAGCCAG gacctgcaGAGGGTGGTCTACGTGGAGGATGGTGTGGGGGGGCTCCTGGACGTGGACAGCGTGTCGCTCAGTGTGTCAGAGAAGGCGGGGTCAACAGGTGTGGACGGCCCACAGGTGGAGCAGGTCAAACCAGGCATTAGGACCCTGAAGGTCAGCCCAGACGGAGTGCACCTGGCTTCTGGAGACCGCATGGGTGTCCTCAG GGTCCATGACCTCAGCTCTATGGAAGAGATCCTGAATGTTCAGGCTCACGACTCAGAGATCCTCTGTTTAGAGTTCACTAAACCTGACACAG gtCTCTCGCTATTAGCCACAGCTAGCCGTGATCGTCTGATCCACATCCTGGACATTAAACAGGATTACAGTCTGCTTCAAACTCTGGATGAACATTCATCTTCAATCACTGCCATTAGATTTACag TCAATGAGGGGAAGGTGAGGATGATCAGCTGTGGAGCTGATAAGAGTGTTTACTTCAGGACAGCACAGCag ACAGAGGCGGGGCTACAGTTCAGGAGGACGCATCACGTGGTGAGGAAGACCACGCTGTATGACATGGACATAGAACCGAGCAAGAAGTACGCAGCAGTGGGCTGTCAGGACCGCAGCATCAG GATCTTCAACATCAGTAATGGGAAGCAGAAGAAGGTGTATAAAGGCTCTCAGGGCGAGGATGGGACTCTCATTAAG GTACAGATCGACCCATCAGGACTCTACATCGCCACCTCCTGCTCAGACAAGAACATCAGCATCTTTGACTTCTACTCAGGAGAGTGTGTGGCTGTCATGTTTGGACACTCAG agaTTGTGACGGGGTTAAAGTTCACCTCTGACTGCAGACACCTGATCACTGTGTCAGGTGACAG ctgtgtgtttGTCTGGCGTCTGAGTCCTGAGCTCACCATCAGGATGAGGCAGCGGCTCGCTGACCTCCGACCCTCCAAGTCCCACAATGTACCTCAGGTGGGAGGAGCCAAACTCAG cagccaatcagctgcTCCCGTTACCAACACGTCGTCTGGCAGCGACGAAGACGAAGAGGAGGAGCTTCGTTGTCCTCATAAGGTCATTGGAGGAGGAGGCACAG GTCCGACCAATCAggccagcagcagcagtgagagGACACAGTTGAGTGGGCGGGTCCCTGTAGGGCCCCTCCCCCTGCCCCGGCGCCGATGGGCTCAGAGGAGAACCAGCTGTGACCCTGAGCTCAGCGTCACCTCCATGTTGGACCTGAGGCTGCTGGACTCGTACGAACCCTCTCAGCAG GTGAGACTACAACCCCAAACCTGTGACTCCACCCACTGTGAGAAGGGGAGGAGCAACAGAGGTGGACTACAGAGGACCAATCAGGACCTGGGAAGTACAATCAGTCTGCAGGTCCCTACAGGATGg GGCGTTAACGAAGcaagaaccaatcagaggccAGGCTTTACCCAGCTAACCAACCAGAGCacagagggggaggagccagTGCTTTACCCTGATCAATGGGATGACAGGGTGAGCCTGGCAGGCAG TGAGTTCCAGGTGAAGGAGGCGGGGCTTACTGCAGGAGAACAACAGGACAAACCCAGCCCTGACAGCGGCTGCTCATTGGGATACACAGACAGACCTATAGACG ACTCAGAGCGTCTCAGTGTGGACGAGAACTCGTCTGATCTGGAGGATGAGGATGGAGGACCAGAGGGTGGACCGGTTCCTCAGACTCCAGACCAGGAGGCGTTCCTCAAAGAACACTTTGTCACCCTGACTGAGCTCACCAGCTCAG GAAGTCCAGCTCGGAGCATCTCCTCCAGGTTCCTGTCCATGAACTCTGCTGAAAG AGGAGAACAGGACTTCCAGCCTCTGAACCACAGTAGGAGGGTTTCTTGGAAACAGGACCAGGACTCACCGCCAGACCCTCAGCACTGGACCATGGCCCTGGACCTggaccaggaccagaacctgCGTGGTACTGATCAGACCTCCTCTATAAAGAAGGCTGGTCCTGTGGAGGAACCCAAGAGGAACCTGAGCCCTGGTCCTGGTCTGAAGAAGGCTCAATCGGTCCAGAACCTGCTCAGTGACCCAG GTGAGTCCTCAGGGACCAACCAGACGCTCCCTGAGCGTCCCACCACCCTCCCCTCCACTCCCAGACGACCTCCAATCACATTGTCCGGTCAGAGACCAAGCCCCACCCCCCTGCAGCAGGACACAAACTGTGCCCCGCCCAGGAAGGCGTCCACGCCATCGCGGTCCTACATGAGTCCGACTGCCAGCTCCATGGCTAAGATGTCCCGCTCTGTATCTGTGGGCGATGGCCTCAACGACACCCCTGACGAcctcctgatgacatcactgaccCCACcaataaactcctcccctcaggtTACAGAAGCTCTGCCTCCTCCAGCCATGGCCACACCTCTCCAGGTCTCCATGGTTCCCATCGTTGTGGCGACCTTGCCTTCATTACCAGGCAACCACAATAACCAGATGGCCCCTCCCCCTCGCAGCCTTCAGGCTCGTCTCCCTGGCAACAGCAAGCCCCTCCCTGACAGACCCTCCAtctcctcctcatcatcttcctcctcctcttcatcacagaCGCCTCTATCTGTTGCACCAGGGGGCGCCCCTCCGCTGACAGACTCCTCAG ACCAGCCAATCAGTGTGGAGTCCTGTGAAGCTCTAGCCAATGAGTTGCAGTGCTGCTTTAGGAGAGCCACTCACCTGTACAGGAAG GTCTGCGGCGGCGCCAATGACTCCACCCCTGACCTGTGTCACATGTCACTCCTTCTATCAGAAGCCTTCCAGTCCATGAAAGCCGAGCTTGACTCTTTACCTCTCAGTGTGGGGGTGGGGTCCATAGCGGATAGGGCGGGGCTTAGTgtagagggggcggggcttaggcCTCTATTGGAGGAGTACAGTCTGCTCCTGCTGCAGGCTGTACATCGCCGTGCCAATGCATCACTgtga